One genomic window of Cheilinus undulatus linkage group 7, ASM1832078v1, whole genome shotgun sequence includes the following:
- the mettl11b gene encoding alpha N-terminal protein methyltransferase 1B encodes MEVSVEEEENSVPPNFECQAHLALRDRWKDTDETMCRHSMSFHILHTVRSEFFASYLYLVEKIPLVKLFPVTCEYIQGEKQFYYRAQKFYEDVPASEEGMMGDFVEISNVDLEGSRQFLKRFVGPGKAGTHRALDCGCGIGRVSKGVLLPVFEKMEMADMMEHFLLHAHEEYLGDDADRIETYYCYNLQEFTPPKNKYDVIWMQWVACHLTDKDLMNFLFRCKKSLRPNGVIIMKDNMARQGCKLDPIDSSISRHLDIMRVIIAKAGLEILAVERQEGFPEIIMPVWMIAMK; translated from the exons ATGGAGGTTTCTGTTGAAGAAGAGGAGAACAGCGTACCACCAAACTTTGAGTGCCAGGCTCACCTGGCTCTGAGGGACCGCTGGAAGGATACGGATGAGACCATGTGTCGCCACAGCATGTCCTTCCACATCCTCCACACGGTGAGGAGCGAGTTCTTCGCCAGCTACCTGTACCTGGTGGAGAAGATCCCTCTGG TGAAGCTGTTCCCCGTCACCTGTGAGTACATCCAAGGGGAGAAACAGTTCTACTACAGAGCTCAGAAGTTCTACGAGGACGTCCCCGCCTCAGAGGAGGGCATGATGGGAGATTTTGTGGAAATATCCAACGTCGATCTGGAAGGTTCCCGGCAGTTTCTGAAGAGGTTTGTG GGTCCCGGGAAAGCCGGGACTCACCGCGCCCTGGACTGTGGCTGTGGGATCGGCCGGGTGTCCAAAGGCGTCCTCCTTCCCGTGTTTGAGAAAATGGAGATGGCCGACATGATGGAGCACTTCCTGCTCCACGCGCACGAGGAGTACCTGGGCGACGACGCCGACCGCATCGAGACGTACTACTGCTACAACCTGCAGGAGTTCACCCCGCCCAAAAACAAATACGACGTCATCTGGATGCAGTGGGTGGCGT GCCACCTGACGGATAAGGACTTGATGAACTTCCTGTTCCGCTGTAAGAAGAGCCTTCGTCCTAACGGGGTCATCATCATGAAGGACAATATGGCGCGGCAGGGCTGTAAGCTGGACCCCATCGACAGCAGCATCAGCCGCCACCTGGACATCATGAGGGTCATCATCGCCAAGGCCGGCCTGGAGATCCTCGCCGTGGAGAGGCAGGAGGGCTTCCCTGAGATCATCATGCCTGTCTGGATGATTGCTATGAAATAG